A single Thermoanaerobacterium sp. RBIITD DNA region contains:
- a CDS encoding TIGR01440 family protein, with the protein MDMEEISRETKTVVDELLDIANIKKGGLFVLGGSTSEVVGKKVGTSGSLDIAKAIVDPILESTKSRGINLAIQGCEHLNRALLVEEETMEKYNLDEVTVIPQVHAGGSLATYAYDLYKHPVMVENLKGLAHAGLDIGLVLIGMHLRPVVVPVRLSLNKIGYATIVAARTRPKLIGGERAVYKR; encoded by the coding sequence ATGGATATGGAAGAGATTTCAAGAGAAACCAAAACTGTTGTAGATGAACTGCTTGATATTGCAAATATTAAAAAAGGCGGTCTTTTTGTGCTTGGTGGCAGTACAAGCGAAGTAGTTGGAAAAAAAGTTGGTACATCAGGTAGCCTTGATATTGCAAAAGCAATTGTAGACCCAATATTAGAATCTACAAAATCAAGGGGAATAAATCTTGCGATACAGGGATGCGAGCACTTAAATAGAGCACTCCTTGTTGAAGAAGAAACCATGGAAAAATATAATCTTGATGAAGTGACGGTAATACCACAGGTACATGCAGGTGGTTCACTCGCTACATATGCATATGATTTATATAAACACCCGGTAATGGTAGAAAATTTAAAGGGTTTAGCACATGCTGGTCTTGATATTGGTCTTGTATTAATTGGTATGCATTTAAGGCCTGTTGTTGTTCCAGTTAGATTAAGTTTGAATAAGATAGGTTACGCGACAATTGTTGCTGCAAGAACAAGGCCAAAATTAATAGGTGGAGAAAGGGCAGTATATAAAAGATAA